The following nucleotide sequence is from Flavobacterium sp. N1736.
GCTTTATATGCTTGCTGTGCTTTTGCGCAAAAAGAAGCCGTTTCTCCATGGCCAAAATCAATTAACATCAATCAGCCGTGGGCACGTTGGTGGTGGATGGGAAGTGCTGTAGACAAACCGAACTTAAAGAAAAGCCTTTTAGATTTTCATAATGCCGGAATTGGCGGTGTAGAAATTACGCCTATCTATGGCGTAAAAGGTGAAGAAAATAATTTTATTGATTATCTGTCTCCTAAATGGCTGGAAATGTTAGATTATACGATTCATGTTTCAGACAGTCTTAATATGCAGGTTGATATGGTTTTAGGAACGGGCTGGCCTTACGGCGGTTCTCATGTTACTTTGCCAAATGCAGCGACCAAGTTGATTGTAGAAAAATACCAGCTTAAAAAAAATGAAACAATCGACAAAAACATAGCGGTTGACAGTAATAAAGAAAAAATCCCTGCCGAACTTTTATATGTTGTGGCTTACGGAAATGACGGAACATTTGTAAACTTAACAGATCAGGTAAAAAATAAAAATATCAAATTAAATGATAAAGGAATTGAGGGAAATCATATCTCAATTCCAAATCAATTAGAGGCAAATAAATTAAAATGGAAGGCTCAAAAAGCAGATTATACTATTTATGCCGTTTTTAGCGGAAAAACCGGGCAACAGGTAAAAAGAGCCGCTCCGGGCGGAAGCGGATATACACTGGATCATTATTCTGAAAAAGCTTTAAATGCTTATGTCGTTCCTTTTAATACTGCTTTTAAAGGCAGGGAAGGTAAAATTAGAGCTATTTTTAATGATAGTTATGAGGTTTACGGAACTGATTTTACGCCTGACTTTTTTGAAGAATTTAAAAACCTGAGAGGTTACGATCTGAAAAAAGAAATGCCGCTTTTGCTGAATGAAACCGATAATGAAATTGGAAATCGAATAAGAAGTGATTACAAACAAACGATTGCCGATTTATTGCTGAATAAATTTGACAAACCCTGGACGGCGTGGGCAAATTCTAAAAACTTTAAAACTAAACTTCAGGCGCATGGTTCTCCCGGAAACCTGATTGATTTGTACGCTTCTGCGGATATTCCGGAATGCGAAACTTTTGGTTCTATGCCTTTTGATATTCCGGGTTTACGACGTGAGAAAGAAGATATTCGTGAAGGCGATGCTGATCCTGTTATGCTGAAATTTTCATCATCGGCAGCACATATTTCCGGAAAGAATCTGGTTTCATCAGAAACTTTTACCTGGTTACGCGAGCATTTTAAAACAGCTTTATCGCAATGCAAACCAGAAGTTGAAGATTTGATGCTAAATGGCGTAAATCATGTTTTTCTTCATGGTTCAACTTATTCGCCAACAAGAGCAGTTTGGCCGGGCTGGCAATTTTATGCTTCGGTAAATTTTAATGCCAATAATAGTATTTGGGAAGATGCTCCTGCCCTTTTCTCTTATATTGCAAACTGTCAATCGTTATTGCAACAAGGAAAACCAGACAATGAAATTTTGCTTTACTGGCCTATTTTTGATACTTGGGGTGAATACCAAAAAGGTAATTTATTCTTTCAGTTTAAAATACATTCTTTATCAGAATGGCTATATGGAACTTCATTTTATGATACCACCAAAAACCTGATGAAGAAAGGATATGGAGTTGATTTTATATCGGATAATTTTCTTGCTCAGGCAAAAGTAATCGACGGAAAAATTAGTTTAGGCAATGTAACTTTCAAATCCTTAATTATTCCTTCGTGCAAAAAAATGCCGCTTGCTACTTTACAAAAAATCATATCGTTACAAAAAAACGGTGCCACTATTATTTTTGAAGGATTGCCGGAATCTGTTCCGGGTTTTAATAATTATAAACAACAGGAAGAAGAACTTAAATCTATTTTAAATGCAAATAGTGAGTTGGTAAAACCGGTATCGGATATTTTTAAAGCCTTAGAAAACAAACAAATATATCCGGAAACACTTGTAAATACAGGTTTAAAATATATTAGAAGAAATATTGACGGAGAAAAAACTTATTATTTGGTAAACCACACTCCAAAAACCATTGATGAATTTATTCCGATAGAAATTGGCAATAAAGAAGTTATTATACTTGATCCTTTAACCAGAGAATCAGGAAATGCAATTGTAAAAAAATCAGCTAATAAAACTCTTGTAAAAATCAAAATAGAACCGGGACAATCTTATTTTTTAAAAACAGAAAATACGGCTTCACAAAAAAAATGGGTTTATTATGAATCAGGTTCTGAATCAATTCTGTTAAAAGGAAACTGGCAACTTACTTTTGATAAAGGCGGACCAAAATTACCGTCCAATGCGACGATTTCTACTTTAGAATCATGGACAAAACTAAGCCCGGAAGCAGTAGCTTTTTCAGGTTCTGCAACGTATACTTTGCAATTTGAAAATCCAAACAGTAAAATAATAAATTGGAGTTTAAATCTGGGAGATGTTCGCGAAAGTGCCAAAGTATGGGTTAATGATGAATTTGTTGGAACCGCATGGTCTGTTCCGTATAAACTGAATATCAAAAACTTAAAAAATGGCAAAAACACTTTAAAAATTCAGGTTACTAATCTTTCTGCAAACAGAATTCGGGATAAAGAATTAAAAGGTGAAGAATGGAAAATCTTTTACGAAATAAATATGGTGGACAAAGATTATAAAAAATTTGATGCCACAAAATGGAATCCGATGCCTTCAGGATTATTAGGACCAATTAGTATTACACCATTAAAACAACAAAATTAATTTAACCAAATTAAAATGAGAAAATTACTTTTATGCTTCATGATATACTTTTTGTATGCAAGTACAACAAGCGCACAACAGCCATTTGATAAAAAATTAGTGCTAAAACAAATGATATTGGCCAATGATTATTTCATGCAAAAATGGCCGGAAACAGGCAAAACGATCATTACTAATAAAGAACGCCCAAGCAATATATGGACACGCGGTGTTTATTATGAAGGATTAATGGCTTTGCATGAAATTTTCCCGAAAGAGGCCTATTATGATTATGCTTTTTCATGGTCTGAATTTCATAAATGGGGATTTAATGGCGGAAATACGACTCGTAATGCCGACAATTATTGCGCAGCTCAAACCTATATTGACTTATACAATTTAGAACCGGACGCCAAAAAATTAAAAAATACAATTGCGAATACGAATATGCTTTTAAACACGCCGCAACTGGATGACTGGTCGTGGATTGACGCTATACAAATGGGAATGCCGGTTTTTGCTAAAATGGGGGTTTTAGAAAAAGACAATCGTTATTTTGAAAAAATGTATGAAATGTATATGTACACCAGAAACAAACATGGCGATCATGGTTTATTTAACACAAAAGATGGTTTATGGTGGCGTGATGCCGATTTTGATCCTCCATATAAAGAACCAAATGGAGAAGATTGTTACTGGAGCCGAGGTAATGGCTGGGTAATTGCTGCACTTGCAAAAGTGCTTACTATAATTCCTGAAAATGCACCGCACAGGGAACAATATATAAAAGATTTAAAATTAATGGCTGCTGCTCTGGTTCCTATTCAAAGAGCGGACGGATTTTGGAATGCAAGTTTGCACGATCCAACTAATTATGGCGGAAAAGAACTTTCAGGAACAGCATTGTTTGTTTATGGAATGGCTTACGGCATTAACAGCGGAATTTTAAAAAAAGAGACTTATTTGCCTGTTATTCAAAAAGCATGGAATGCCATGACAACTGAAAGTTTACAATCTAACGGGTTTTTAGGGTATCTGCAATCAACAGGAAAAGAACCTAAAGACGGACAACCGGTAACAATAGATAAGATTCCGGATTTTGAAGATTATGGATTAGGCTGTTTTTTACTGGCTGGTTCAGAAATTTATAAAATGAAATAAATAAAAAACCAGGATATTCAGATAATATCCTGGTTTTTATTTTGAATCAATAAATAACTTAAAAAAAAAACATCGTCAAACGGCTGATATTATTAGCCTTTTTAATGATGTATACGATTGATTTTTCTGTGTGTGAAAATCAGAAAAAACAGTTTCAGAGACTTGCTGTCTAAATCCCAGCGTACTTTTAAAACCAGATCTCAAATCGGTCATGATTTCCTTTCTGGTTTTAGAACCATCTAGTAAAATCAAATCATTAAAATCTTCTAAAAAGGTTAAACCTGTGTATAAATTTTTATTAAATATGCACACTAAAATATTGGTTCCTTTTTTATATAGTTTTAAAAATTCTATCAATTCAAACTTATTGTATACCACAAAAACCACCTTGTCAAAACTTTCTATTTTATCTTCACTTTCATCCAAAGTTCCATTATCAGTAAATTCAAATTCATGACTGAACTTTCTTTTAAACATTTTTATGAAAACTTTTTTATTATCACATACTAAAATATTTTTCTTTCCCATTTGTATATTTTTTTACTATTTTTCAATAAAAAAACTGAATTAAATAAGGCTTATGGTTTGGTAGTTTTAGATTTTTGAAATGAAGCAATCGCAGGTATTACATCTTGATAACTTTAATTACATTTCTCTCTACGAATGCGATTAATTCGTTTATATTTCTATTCTCATCAAATTTATTCGATATAGATATAATATGCTGATCATCATCTTTAATATATAAAAAGAAAAAATCTTTTGTTAAAACTGCTTTTTCAATTTGACTCCATTTATGAGCAAATGCTCCCTGGACTGGTCTATTTATTGATTCTGAATTTAAATCTTAATTTTTATTTGTGTAAATTACATAACAAATCCCGATTTTTTTATAAGAGATTTTATTTGCAACGATCGTAATTTTAGACTTCTAATTAATTAAAAATTAATATCATGGAAAATATTATTACTTATAACGAATTACAAAAATGTCCGTATCACAGTCAGCACAAACATGCCAACCAATACAACAGTGATCGTGAAGATGCCAATACCGGAGATTGGGATGACGAACGTGATGATGCGCGCACAGATAAAGAAGGTTATAACACAGACAAAAACGACAATACAGGAGGTTCCGGAAGTTCTGGAAGCGCCGCTACAAACAGCTAAATTGGTGAAGAAAAAATTACTTTTATCTGATGCCAAATGAAAATAGCTACTTATAACGTAAACGGTGTTAACGGGCGTTTGCCTGTTTTGTTGCGATGGCTTGAAGAAGCTGCTCCTGACATTGTTTGCCTGCAGGAATTAAAGGCGCCTCAGGATAAATTTCCTGAAAAGGCAATTAACGATGCGGGCTACAAAGCTATTTGGCATGGGCAGAAACAATGGAATGGCGTAGCTATTTTGTCCCGCAATATGAACATAGAGGAAATTACTCATATTTTGCCCGGAGACGAATCTGATATGCATAGCCGTTATATTGAAGCGTTGATTGACGGAATTGTGATTGCATGCCTGTACCTGCCAAACGGAAATCCCGCTCCGGGACCTAAACTGGAGTATAAACTCAAGTGGTTTCAAAGATTAGCAGAACGTTCTGCAATACTTCTTACCTTAAAAACACCTGTAATTCTTGTTGGCGATTTTAATGTAATGCCTACTGAACTTGATGTTTATAAACCGGAACGCTGGATTGATGATGCTCTTTTCAGACCTGAGGTTCGAGAGGCTTTCTTCAATATTATTTCTCAGGGATGGACGGATGCCATTCGTACTTTGTATCCTAATAAGGTAATTTACACTTTTTGGGATTATTTTAGAAATGCCTACAGCCGTAACGCCGGACTTCGTATTGACCATTTTTTACTGAGTCCGCAAATAGCAAAAAAACTACATTCGGGTGCAGTTGATACTCACGTTCGCGGATGGGAAAAATCAAGCGATCATGCACCGGTATGGATCAAAATTGATAAATAAGCTGTTGCTGTTATTTGCTGAAAATTTCTGTAAGCAACGTTATTAAATCCTGATAATTTGTGGGTTTGGTAACATAATGCTCTATTTTAAAGGGTTTGGTTAATTCCTGCATAATTTCTTTTGTATGTGAAGAATATAAAACAATAGGAACCTGCTGCATAATTTCTGAACTTTTAATCTGCTCTAATAATTCAAAATGATTTACGCCAGGCATATTAAGATCCATAAAAATTAAATCGGGTACAATTTTACTATTCTCCAGCGCTTCAATTACTTTCGCGCGCTTGGTTGCGGCATAACATACTTTTTTTTCAAGTATAGACTCTATCGCTTCGGTAAGTATTTCAACATCTTCAAGATCATCATCAATTAATAAAATATTCTGGTACAACATAATGGGTTTGTATGATATAATTACTTGTTATATCTATTATATACGAATCATGGATTGGTGTGGTTTTAGAAAACAGGTCTTATATTATAAAAAAACCTGTATCATAAATAATACAGGTTTTTTTCAATATTAAAACTAATTTTTAATATAAAAATTCAATTATTCCTGATCCTGATCTTCTTCGTTAGCATCAAAATTAATTGTGTTGTAAGCAGCTTCTGTAAGCAAGATATCTGCTTCTTTTTCTTCTGCTAAAGTTTTCTCTAAAAGCAATACTGCGTCATCTTCTCCTAAAGTTGTTGCAAATGCGACTAATGTACCATAAGTAGCAATTTCATAATGCTCAATTTTTTGAGAGGCTGCAATGATTCCGGCATCACGTACGGCACCAACTTCGGTTTCTTCCATAATACCTTCTCCTTCTTTAATCAGTCCTTCCATAGCGTCGCATTTTTTGGCTACGGCTTTTTCACCCACAAGCGAAAACACTTTTTCAAGTCGTGCAACTTGTTCTTGTGTTACAGCTAAATGGTCGTTGATTGCAGAAATTAAATTTTCTGATGTTGCATTTTTTGCCATTTTTGGCAATGCTTTAGTCAAAGCTTTTTCTGCCCAATAGATATCTTTAAGAGAATCTACAAATAAATCTCTAAGACCTTCTGCCGCAGATGGTTTTGCTTTTACTGTTCCGTTAGAAGTGCTTTTAGATGCACTTGTTTTTGATGCAGTTGTTTTCGTTTTAGTATCAGCTGCGCTTTTACTTTTTGCAGTAGTTGTGTTTTTTGTCGCTGTTTTCATGATTTATATTTTTTAAAGTATAATTCAAATCTACAACTCTTGGTAATGAATGTTTTACAGGATATTTTTAATTAATTATAGTATTTCAATATAAAAGTATTGATATGTCTAAATTTTAATGCTTGGGAAGAAATATCCAAAATGTTGTTCCCTGATCTGGCTGGCTTGTAAAATTAATAAAGCCATTATGGTTCTCCACAATTCGTCTGCATAAAGCAAGTCCAATACCGTTTCCTCCAAATTGATCGCGCTCGTGAAGTCGTTGGAACATATCAAAGATTCGTCCTGAATATTGACTGTCCATACCAATACCATTATCTGTAATAGATATAATATGAAATTTTTCCGGAGAAAGGGTTTTATCAGTAAAACCAATAGTGTCCGGATATTTATCTGTTAAAGAAATAATTACAGAGGGTTCTGTTGTAGTAAATTTTAAGGCATTGCTTATCAAATTATAAAATAACTGGCGAAGCTGAGTATCGAGTCCCAAAACCTGAGGTAATGAATTTACCTGTATTTGGGCATTCTTCTCCTCGATTACCATGCTTAAATCGCCTAATGCTTCTTCGATAATATCGTTTAGATTGACTTCTGTAAATTGCGAAACCCTGTTATCAATTCTGGAATAATTCAAAACATCTGATATTAAATTAGACAATCTGCCCGCTGCAAGGGTTATTTTATCAAAATAATATTCTTTTTTTTGTTCTTCGGATAAGTGATTTCCTGCTCGTGAAAGCATTATCATGATTTTGCGAAGTGGTTCCTGCAAATCATGACTGGCAACAAAGGCAAATTGTTGAAGCTCTTTGTTTTTAAAAACTAATTTTGAGTTGGCTGTTTCCAGTTCACGCTGAATTTCTTTTAGTTCAGAATTGTCTTTTAGCGCTTCTACAACCTTTTTTTGTGCATTTATATCAACAAAATAAACAAGCCAGCTATTAAATGTATCATCTTCTGATTTATTTGGAATAATCGAAATAAGATGCCAAACATATTCTGTTCCTTTTTTAATTCGGGTTTCGCCTATAAAATCCGAACGGCTTTTTTTAGCTTTATTCCATCCTTCTGAAATAGTATCTAAATCATCGGGGTGAACAAAGGCGCTCATGTTTTTTTTATCAAATACGGTTAATGTTGTCTGCAAATAATCATTTAATGATTCATTGGCAAGCAATACATTATTACGCTCATTTACAATACAAATTAAAACCGGAATTGTATTGGCCAATTGCCTGTACCTGTTTTCACTTTCGCCAAGTTTTTCAGATAATGCTATTAGCTCTATATTTTTCTTTCTGATCTCATCATAAGGAGATAAAGGCGGTTCGTATTTGAAGTAATCAACAAGACTTTTTATTTTTACATCTGATAAAAGTCCTGGTGCTAATACGGGCTGACTTAGTTTTGTAATAAACTGATTACCTGAATAGCTATATTCAATGTTTCCGGAAATTTTTGCTGCATATTTAAAAGCCTCAGGGCTGCATTTTTGCAAATCGACAGCATCTGTAAGTATGGCCAATATTTCTTTCTGGTTGGCTCTGATAATGTTAATTCCTAAAACCAGTACAGAGTTTTTACCATTTGCAATAGAACATCTTGCAACTTCTGATACAGCTGTAGAGAATCTTGTTTGCGCAGAAGATGGCATGCCGCACATTTCGGCAATTTTCATAGAGCGCTTATGAGCCAATATCAGGTCCATTTCATTATCAAGATTAATCTTTACAATTTCCTTCATAGCGCTAAATTATTTTTCCAACAAACACAGTAGCGTCATCGGTTCCTCTAATATTATCTTTATACAATGCGGCTGCTATTACTCCTGAATTCTGCTTAATAATAGAAACTAAATCATTAAGATTCCATCTGGTTCGTAATCCGTCGCTGTGCATAACAATAATCTGATGTTTTTCATACGGAACAATAGTGCTATTTAAAGTACGTGGTATATTATGACCGATAATTCCGTTATAAGGCGTGTAGGTTTTATTCTCTAAACCCCGATATATGCGTGTGTTTATGTTTCCAATACCACAAATATTCCAGCTTTCGGTTTTATAGTTTACCGTCGCTATAGTCGCAACCAGTCCCCTGCTCTTTTTTACCTCATCATGAATATCTCTAAGTATAGCGGCAGGTTCTGTCTGTCGGGTTTGTTTAAAAGCTTTTATTGCCTGCTGCACAGCCTCATTTGCATTTGCCCCGTGTCCTAATCCGTCGCCAACAAAAATTTGAAAACCATCTTTTAAATATTTAATGTGATAACCATCGCCACAAATTCTTTCTCCTGGATAATTCACTCTGATTGTTGCGTAATTAAAACCATTAATTAATGCGGGTATAGGAATTTCTGCCTTATCAAAAATTTTTATGTATTGAATTGTACCCCAATTTTTCATGGAGTAAATTTGAAAATCGTTGCTTAATCTTTTGATTGCACCCAACCCCTGACCTAAGGTATTTGAGGAAGAATAACCATCGTTCATTATCTTTACGACATTATCAATTCCTACACCTTGATCTATACAATAAATTTCTATTTGATTTTGTCCTTCACTATGGTGGGCCCTGTATAAAAGTTCACCCTCCTTTGCATATTTAATAAGATTTGAAGTCAATTCAGCAATAATAATATCTGTTTCTGCTGCTCTGTGTGGAGTAAATCCTAATTGAAGTGCCAGATTATGTATTTCTCTTTTAATAAAAGGTATTAAACTTCGATCATCAATTTTATAACAGGAAAAAGTATTATCCATTTTTCCATTTTATTATAGTTACGGTTGTTCCGTTTCCTAATTCTGTTTGTATGTTAAATTCATTCACCAGTCTTTTTGTACCAGGTAAACCAAGTCCCAGGCTTTTTCCTGTGCTATATCCGTCTTTCATCGCCAAATCTATATCTATTATACCAGGACCATTATCTATAAAAGTCACTCTTACTCCATTTTCACGTCCGTTATTCACGGCTTCTATTATCACTTTTCCTCCGCCGCCATATTTTAAAAGGTTACGAACAAGCTCGCTGGTAGCTGTAATTAACTTGGTTTGATTTAGTATGCTCATTCCAATTTTTACACCATAATCCTTGACACGATTGCGCAAAGGAACTACGTCCTGTTCTTTTACAATTGCGATTTCTTCTTTATTCGTCGTCGTTATCATAAATCTGCTCATTATCGCCATTATACATCTTTGCGCGAAGCAGATCCATCCCTTTTTCAACATTAAGGGCACTTATAACCCCATTTAAGGATAATCCAAGTTCAACAAGAGTGATAGCAACAGCAGGCTGCATACCTACTACCACGGTTTGTGCATCCATAATTTTAGACATCACAGCAATATTGCCCAGAATTCTTCCCATAAAGGAGTCAATAATAGAAACGGCTGATATATCAATTAACACGCCTTTTGAGCTGTGTTTATTGATTGTATTTATTAAGTCAGATTCAAGATTTTCTGCTAATTGGTCGTACAAATCCACTTGTATCGTAACCAGCAGAAAATCTCCCATCTTTAGTATAGGAATTCTTTCCATATTGTTTAAATCTTATTCGATTATTTTCTCTTAACAACAGTTAGCTGCAGCATGTCAAAAGCTGTCTGCAAAGCACTTGCAAGTGACGCTTTTGTGATAATACCGGTAAGATCTATCCCTAAATGCACTACAGTTTGGGCGATTTCAGGTCGAATTCCGCTGATGATACATTCCGCTCCCATTAATCTGGTTGCACTTACTGTTTTAATAAGATGTTGTGCTACAAGAGAATCTACTGCCGGCACTCCTGATATATCAAGTATGGCAATAGAGCTTCCTGTGTCTACTATTTGCTGTAAAAGGTTTTCCATTACAACTTGTGTTCTTGAACTGTCTAAAGTTCCAATAATAGGCAGTGCTACAACGCCATCCCAAACCCTGATAACCGGTGTTGAAATTTCGCTTATTTCATCTACTTGTCTCGAAATAACATCTTCACGACCTTTCATATAAGACTCGAAAGTCATAATAGTCATGTTATCTAAAACAGCGTTTAATTGTAAATTTGCATTGTATAATTTGTCCTTATCAGTTTCTATTTCTGAAAGAATTTTTGAAGCAGCTTCTTTAAATGAAATAAGATACTGGGCATTTTCTCTTGGTGAAAAACCTCTTTTTGCTCTTGAGCTTGAAATCCCCATAAGCAAATCGTAAACTCGTTCGAATTCTTGCGAATCTTTATCATTTGTAAGAGCCAAAGCATTCAATAAAAGTGATGAGAATTCTTTTGATTCTTCTTCTTCTGTAGCCCCGTCAGTTGATCCGCTTTCTATAAGTAGTTGTGACCAGATTGTAAGTAATTTATTTTCGTGGTCTTTCAAGCCACCAAGAAGATTGTTTTGCATTTGTGGTAAATTTAAATTTTCGTAAACAAATATAACAAATTAATCGTTTTTATTATGTAAAAACGCATTAAAAGGTATGTCAAATTAAAAGCATTTTATTGTCATTATGTATAATAATTTCATTGATTTATTATAGAATTTCCACTTTAATTTTTTAAATTTTCTTAATAAATATTTCTCTGCTCAAAAGTGCTTATCCTGTTCTCTTCAAAATAAATCAAACAAAAAAACCTGCTTCTTTACAGAGCAGGTTTTTTATTAGCCTTACATTCAACTTATCAGAAGATATAATCCGTGCTTAAAAAATTAGAATCATGATCTCTTACGATTGAATTAAATAATTTTTTGTTTGCATCTGTAGATTTAGTCGCAACCAGTGAACGGATCGAAAAAGAACGAAGGGCATCTGATATGGATAAAGTTCCCTCGGCGCTGTCTTTTCTTCCTGTAAAAGGAAACACATCAGGTCCGCGCTGCGATTGACAATTAATATTGACACGGCTTACCAAATTAACAAACGGATCAATAAGGCTTGCTACTTCTTTTGCATCTTCACTAAATATACTTACCTGCATACCATGCGAAGCATTTATCTGATAATCAATTGGTTCATCTATAGAATCAAACGGAACAACCGGAATAATAGGTCCAAACTGCTCTTCGTGATACAATTTCATTTTGTCATTTACAGGATAAACCACAGCCGGAAAAACAAGTGAATTATTGGTATAACCTCCATTTTCATTTATTATTTTTGCACCGTTAGCCACTGCATCATCAAGACAGGTTTTAAGATATGCCGGTTTATCAAATTCAGGAAGAGGCGTAATTTTTACATCTTTATCCCAGGGAAGTCCGGGTTTTAGAGCAGCCACAGCATCGCTTAGTTTTTTCACAAATTCATCAGCTACTTCTTTCTGCACAAAAATTAATTTTAACGCCGTACAGCGTTGTCCATTAAAAGATAATGCCCCTAATAAACATTCATTTACAGCAACATTTAGGTCTGCATGTTTGGTTACAATAGCAGCATTTTTTGCATCAAGACTTAATATAGATCGTAGTCTGTTGGCTTTTGGATGCAGTTTTTTTAACCCATTAGCTACTTTACTTGAACCGATAAAAGCCAGCACATTCACTTTTCCGCTTTCCATAAGCGGCGAAATAATTTCTGCTCCCCTGCCGTAAAGTGTATTTACTGTTCCGGGAGGAAAAGCTTCTTTAAAAGCATTCAATAAAGGATAATGTGCTAAAACACCATGTTTAGGCAATTTAAATAAAATGGTATTTCCCATTATAAGTGCCGGAATCAAGGTCGTGAAAATTTCATTTAAAGGATAATTAAAAGGTCCCATACTAAGAACCACACCCAAAGAAGATCGTCTTATCTGTGCCAAAACTCCTTCAGCTTCTTCAAATCTTGAAGATTGTCTGTCTAAATCTTTTAAAGCGTCAATTGTTGCATTAATATATTCTACAGTTCTGTCAAACTCTTTGGTTGAATCCGGAAGACTTTTTCCGATTTCCCACATAAGAAGTTTTATAACCAGTTCGCGCTGCTGAATCATCAGGTAAACAAATTTCTGCATGCATTTTATTCTGCCCTCCACGCTCATTGTTGGCCATTCGCCCTGCCCGTCATTATATGCTGCAACGGCGGCATCCAGAGATTCCAGTGCTTCCTTTGATGATGTATGCGGTATTGTACCAACCAGTTTGCGTACAGGACCTTGAGCGCCCTGAACAAAAACCGGAGAAAAAACCTCTGTAATATCTCCATTCCAGGGAACGAGCTGACCGTTTAAAAGATATTCGCGTTGATGAATTTCTGCTATTTTGTACTCCTCCGGAATACTGTTTTCCTCCACAAACAGACTATCAATAGCCTTTAAGGATGCTTGTAAATTTTCCATATGTATGTTTTTAATTATAAAATAGAATTCAAAATTCTAACTTTATTCTTTGTAATTAATTGTAACAACAAATTACAACAATCCGTTTAATTGGCAATGAACATACCATAAATATAAGTTTTCCCGGTATTGTAATTATCTATTAATTATGCAACTACAATATGTTTTTCTATAATATAGAAACTACCAATCTAATATAAATTTGTAAAAACACTTTTGAAAGTAATTTCTGAAAAGTTAATTTCAATAATTAATCTAAAAATTTAAAAACAGCGTTATGGAAAATCAAAACCAAGAATACGGTAAAACAGACCCGGATTTTATTGATCAAAATACTCTTGTTGATGGTAATTACATTCAAGATAAAGATCAGTACAAGAAACAAGCTTCT
It contains:
- a CDS encoding glycosyl hydrolase, with translation MRRIKTGFFIIFCALYACCAFAQKEAVSPWPKSININQPWARWWWMGSAVDKPNLKKSLLDFHNAGIGGVEITPIYGVKGEENNFIDYLSPKWLEMLDYTIHVSDSLNMQVDMVLGTGWPYGGSHVTLPNAATKLIVEKYQLKKNETIDKNIAVDSNKEKIPAELLYVVAYGNDGTFVNLTDQVKNKNIKLNDKGIEGNHISIPNQLEANKLKWKAQKADYTIYAVFSGKTGQQVKRAAPGGSGYTLDHYSEKALNAYVVPFNTAFKGREGKIRAIFNDSYEVYGTDFTPDFFEEFKNLRGYDLKKEMPLLLNETDNEIGNRIRSDYKQTIADLLLNKFDKPWTAWANSKNFKTKLQAHGSPGNLIDLYASADIPECETFGSMPFDIPGLRREKEDIREGDADPVMLKFSSSAAHISGKNLVSSETFTWLREHFKTALSQCKPEVEDLMLNGVNHVFLHGSTYSPTRAVWPGWQFYASVNFNANNSIWEDAPALFSYIANCQSLLQQGKPDNEILLYWPIFDTWGEYQKGNLFFQFKIHSLSEWLYGTSFYDTTKNLMKKGYGVDFISDNFLAQAKVIDGKISLGNVTFKSLIIPSCKKMPLATLQKIISLQKNGATIIFEGLPESVPGFNNYKQQEEELKSILNANSELVKPVSDIFKALENKQIYPETLVNTGLKYIRRNIDGEKTYYLVNHTPKTIDEFIPIEIGNKEVIILDPLTRESGNAIVKKSANKTLVKIKIEPGQSYFLKTENTASQKKWVYYESGSESILLKGNWQLTFDKGGPKLPSNATISTLESWTKLSPEAVAFSGSATYTLQFENPNSKIINWSLNLGDVRESAKVWVNDEFVGTAWSVPYKLNIKNLKNGKNTLKIQVTNLSANRIRDKELKGEEWKIFYEINMVDKDYKKFDATKWNPMPSGLLGPISITPLKQQN
- a CDS encoding glycoside hydrolase family 88 protein; protein product: MRKLLLCFMIYFLYASTTSAQQPFDKKLVLKQMILANDYFMQKWPETGKTIITNKERPSNIWTRGVYYEGLMALHEIFPKEAYYDYAFSWSEFHKWGFNGGNTTRNADNYCAAQTYIDLYNLEPDAKKLKNTIANTNMLLNTPQLDDWSWIDAIQMGMPVFAKMGVLEKDNRYFEKMYEMYMYTRNKHGDHGLFNTKDGLWWRDADFDPPYKEPNGEDCYWSRGNGWVIAALAKVLTIIPENAPHREQYIKDLKLMAAALVPIQRADGFWNASLHDPTNYGGKELSGTALFVYGMAYGINSGILKKETYLPVIQKAWNAMTTESLQSNGFLGYLQSTGKEPKDGQPVTIDKIPDFEDYGLGCFLLAGSEIYKMK
- the xth gene encoding exodeoxyribonuclease III, which produces MKIATYNVNGVNGRLPVLLRWLEEAAPDIVCLQELKAPQDKFPEKAINDAGYKAIWHGQKQWNGVAILSRNMNIEEITHILPGDESDMHSRYIEALIDGIVIACLYLPNGNPAPGPKLEYKLKWFQRLAERSAILLTLKTPVILVGDFNVMPTELDVYKPERWIDDALFRPEVREAFFNIISQGWTDAIRTLYPNKVIYTFWDYFRNAYSRNAGLRIDHFLLSPQIAKKLHSGAVDTHVRGWEKSSDHAPVWIKIDK
- a CDS encoding response regulator, which codes for MLYQNILLIDDDLEDVEILTEAIESILEKKVCYAATKRAKVIEALENSKIVPDLIFMDLNMPGVNHFELLEQIKSSEIMQQVPIVLYSSHTKEIMQELTKPFKIEHYVTKPTNYQDLITLLTEIFSK
- a CDS encoding ferritin-like domain-containing protein; the protein is MKTATKNTTTAKSKSAADTKTKTTASKTSASKSTSNGTVKAKPSAAEGLRDLFVDSLKDIYWAEKALTKALPKMAKNATSENLISAINDHLAVTQEQVARLEKVFSLVGEKAVAKKCDAMEGLIKEGEGIMEETEVGAVRDAGIIAASQKIEHYEIATYGTLVAFATTLGEDDAVLLLEKTLAEEKEADILLTEAAYNTINFDANEEDQDQE